Proteins from one Vibrio coralliirubri genomic window:
- a CDS encoding efflux RND transporter periplasmic adaptor subunit, with the protein MKFTKLSKTICLALFALHISPSFAQDSNLIPVTIEKAHKQAFTSSINEVGKIRATDSAALTFSASDKILNIHFKDGDSVKKGELIAQLDNTKAKADLDKARSSLALAKSKLKRVQELLKKQPDSMSQQDVEELGEQANLAAADFRQKEALMNDYLLVAPFDGQLTNFTHSVGSKIDSATALVSLIKLDPVEVQYSIGQSDLGNANLGQNVSIQVDAFVDEAFSGVVDYIAPAVDESSGRVEVHAHVTNPEHRLVPGMFAKVSQMTSEDSTQMVVSQNSVQAKDTERFVWVVNGEKIEQRIVELGVNTNDGYVVVEKGLKLGDNVVVTGQQNLKKASLVKVMNPNAEQKTVELITEPTSKENTQQTAEPKLEKTVTKVDEPHPIEPSVDWTEASKGVDEAINENSEQAETSTTVEDSSSEAQSKEAHSKETLSKEAVTKENLNEAS; encoded by the coding sequence ATGAAATTTACAAAGCTTAGTAAAACAATCTGTTTGGCACTGTTTGCCTTACATATCTCTCCATCGTTTGCCCAAGACTCAAACTTGATTCCTGTGACTATCGAAAAAGCTCACAAACAAGCATTCACTTCTTCAATCAACGAGGTTGGCAAAATCAGGGCAACGGACTCTGCCGCATTGACATTTAGTGCTTCCGACAAAATTCTCAACATCCATTTCAAAGATGGAGATTCAGTTAAAAAAGGCGAATTGATCGCTCAACTGGACAATACCAAAGCGAAAGCTGATTTAGACAAAGCAAGAAGCTCTCTAGCGTTAGCAAAGTCGAAATTAAAGCGAGTACAAGAGTTACTAAAGAAACAGCCTGACTCTATGTCTCAACAAGATGTGGAAGAACTGGGCGAACAGGCGAACCTAGCCGCAGCTGATTTCCGTCAGAAAGAAGCGCTGATGAATGACTATTTATTGGTCGCGCCATTTGATGGGCAGCTAACTAACTTCACCCACTCAGTGGGCAGTAAAATTGATAGCGCAACCGCGTTGGTCAGTTTGATCAAACTCGATCCTGTCGAAGTTCAGTATTCCATTGGCCAGTCGGATTTAGGAAACGCAAATCTTGGGCAGAATGTTTCCATCCAAGTTGATGCATTTGTCGATGAAGCGTTTTCTGGTGTGGTGGATTACATTGCGCCAGCGGTGGACGAAAGCTCAGGCCGCGTAGAAGTACACGCGCACGTGACTAACCCAGAGCATCGCTTAGTTCCGGGTATGTTTGCCAAAGTAAGTCAGATGACCAGTGAAGACTCCACGCAGATGGTGGTTTCTCAAAACTCTGTTCAAGCCAAAGATACAGAGCGTTTTGTTTGGGTCGTGAATGGTGAAAAAATCGAGCAACGCATTGTCGAATTAGGCGTGAATACTAACGATGGTTACGTTGTTGTAGAGAAAGGCTTGAAGCTCGGCGATAACGTCGTTGTGACGGGACAACAGAACCTTAAGAAAGCATCGTTAGTTAAGGTCATGAACCCAAATGCTGAACAGAAAACCGTTGAGCTAATAACGGAACCGACGAGCAAAGAGAACACTCAACAGACCGCTGAGCCTAAACTAGAAAAGACCGTAACCAAGGTGGATGAACCACATCCGATTGAACCTTCGGTTGATTGGACGGAAGCATCGAAAGGTGTGGACGAAGCGATCAACGAAAACAGTGAGCAAGCAGAGACTAGCACGACTGTTGAGGATTCATCGAGCGAAGCTCAAAGCAAGGAAGCTCACAGTAAGGAAACACTAAGCAAGGAAGCTGTAACGAAGGAGAATCTGAATGAAGCTTCCTGA
- a CDS encoding outer membrane protein transport protein, translating to MKNKLLLGTAAALVPCLTNAAGFQLNAQSATGLGRAFAGDAVMADSAAIVAKNSAAMAYIEQPTLSVGAIYIDSGIDVSNVSYTPMRGDTETFDDQSLDAGTLVPNVHYVHPIQGSKFTLGATVHSNFGTDVEFDDSFEADEFGGKTALSSINVGFAVAYELSEKINLGAGLDVIYGEGEIHRKNLLDVDADGFGLGANVGATYQVNENNRFGITYRYSPDIEVEGDITKGGVSADKMNVPLPDTLEFSGWHQLNEQWAFHYSLQWVNWSEFDSLTSDSYDDSIKEYQWKDAGHVSVGGTYTMSKDIVLRAGYMYDISPTDELTSLSIPDVNRHWLTVGGTYNFTAASSIDIGVGFIIGESQDIDESLTTIPGTSSNITADVTADALLLGVQYQHRF from the coding sequence ATGAAGAATAAACTTTTATTGGGCACTGCCGCTGCTCTTGTTCCTTGCCTAACTAATGCGGCTGGATTTCAACTTAACGCGCAGTCAGCTACGGGGTTAGGTCGTGCATTTGCCGGTGATGCAGTGATGGCAGATAGCGCTGCGATTGTTGCTAAGAACAGTGCTGCGATGGCTTACATCGAGCAACCAACACTCTCTGTCGGCGCTATCTATATCGATAGTGGTATCGATGTCTCTAATGTGAGCTACACGCCGATGAGAGGCGATACAGAAACATTCGATGATCAATCACTAGATGCCGGAACATTGGTTCCAAATGTTCACTACGTTCATCCAATTCAAGGCTCTAAATTTACCTTAGGCGCCACTGTGCATTCTAACTTCGGTACCGATGTGGAGTTTGATGATTCGTTCGAAGCGGATGAGTTTGGTGGGAAAACAGCGTTATCGAGTATTAATGTAGGTTTTGCGGTTGCCTATGAGCTGTCTGAGAAAATCAATTTAGGTGCTGGGCTCGATGTCATCTACGGGGAAGGCGAAATTCACAGGAAAAACCTTCTAGATGTTGATGCTGATGGTTTTGGATTGGGTGCCAATGTAGGTGCTACTTACCAAGTTAATGAAAACAACAGGTTTGGTATTACCTATCGATATAGTCCGGATATAGAAGTTGAAGGGGATATTACGAAAGGCGGTGTCTCTGCCGACAAGATGAATGTACCTCTACCAGACACTCTAGAGTTTTCCGGTTGGCACCAACTCAACGAACAGTGGGCTTTTCACTACAGCCTGCAGTGGGTGAACTGGTCTGAATTTGATTCGCTAACATCTGACTCTTATGACGACTCAATTAAAGAGTATCAATGGAAAGACGCAGGGCATGTTTCTGTTGGTGGTACGTACACCATGTCGAAAGACATCGTTCTACGAGCGGGTTACATGTACGACATTTCCCCGACTGATGAACTCACGTCGTTATCTATTCCTGACGTTAACCGTCATTGGCTTACGGTCGGAGGGACATATAACTTCACGGCTGCCAGTTCTATAGATATTGGTGTTGGATTTATCATCGGAGAATCACAAGATATTGACGAAAGCCTGACGACGATACCAGGAACGAGTTCCAATATAACTGCTGATGTGACTGCCGATGCTCTCTTGCTCGGTGTTCAGTATCAGCATCGTTTTTAA
- a CDS encoding IS5 family transposase gives MPKPRYKTTNWKQYNRSLINRGSLTFWIDEEAISGWAQSKQNKRGRPRRFSDLAITTALMVKRVFSMPLRALQGFIDSIFRLAHVPLSCPHYTCISRRAKQVEVSFKTKTRGAIQHLAIDATGLKVYGEGEWKVKKHGTDGKRRVWRKLHIAVDTNTHEIIAAELSLSTVTDGEVLPNLLKQTRRSILEVSGDGAYDTRACHAAIKIKGAIALIPPREGAAFWERGHPRNFAVGCQKLYDSNKYWKERYGYHKRSLSETAMYRVKQLLGGKLSLRNYNAQVGETYAMIKALNKLTGLGMPETCRID, from the coding sequence ATGCCTAAGCCTCGTTATAAAACAACCAACTGGAAGCAATACAACCGATCACTCATTAACCGTGGTTCTCTGACTTTTTGGATTGATGAAGAAGCAATAAGCGGATGGGCGCAAAGCAAACAGAATAAGCGCGGTAGGCCGCGTCGGTTCAGTGATTTAGCTATCACGACAGCACTCATGGTCAAACGAGTTTTTTCTATGCCATTGAGAGCGCTGCAAGGATTTATCGACTCGATATTTAGGTTAGCCCATGTACCGTTAAGTTGTCCGCATTACACCTGCATCAGTCGTAGAGCCAAGCAAGTTGAGGTTTCATTTAAGACTAAAACGAGAGGAGCGATACAGCACCTAGCCATTGATGCTACTGGCCTTAAGGTTTATGGCGAAGGTGAATGGAAAGTCAAAAAACATGGGACGGATGGCAAGCGTAGAGTCTGGCGAAAGCTGCATATTGCAGTCGATACCAACACTCATGAGATCATTGCCGCCGAGCTAAGTTTATCGACGGTTACAGATGGAGAAGTACTCCCGAACTTACTGAAACAAACACGCCGAAGTATCCTTGAGGTGTCTGGTGATGGCGCTTACGACACGAGAGCGTGTCACGCTGCTATTAAGATTAAGGGAGCTATTGCGCTTATTCCCCCAAGAGAAGGGGCTGCCTTCTGGGAGCGTGGTCACCCTCGAAATTTCGCCGTGGGTTGCCAGAAATTATACGACTCAAATAAGTATTGGAAAGAGCGGTATGGATACCACAAACGTTCACTCTCAGAAACAGCGATGTATCGAGTTAAACAGTTGCTAGGAGGGAAACTGAGCTTAAGAAATTACAATGCCCAGGTGGGTGAAACTTACGCGATGATAAAAGCGTTGAACAAGCTTACTGGGTTAGGTATGCCTGAAACTTGTCGTATTGACTAA
- a CDS encoding winged helix-turn-helix domain-containing protein, translated as MSAEFIINDDIQVNLEESEIHHFKTGRTYPIGSNESELLKFFISRPNEVITRQVLIEQVWVSKGIYVEDGSLMQTISICRKALEDKSGMIIVTERGKGYRFAGQVTQDKERALRKIQSQPKQKATQPETNTAPESSTTETTAATKKTNSLLALVALFVVAAGLSHYLFSYLDRNSLGEDLVGQHFISCKIESDEFTFNELFNVTLYEYKGRKIIIDNSGKSLSFPAGFKGVTCE; from the coding sequence ATGTCTGCTGAATTTATTATCAATGATGATATACAGGTCAATTTAGAAGAGAGTGAAATCCATCACTTTAAGACGGGCCGTACCTACCCAATAGGTTCTAATGAATCAGAGCTACTTAAGTTTTTTATCTCGAGACCTAATGAGGTGATCACTCGCCAAGTTCTTATTGAACAAGTGTGGGTGTCTAAAGGTATATATGTTGAAGATGGCAGCCTAATGCAGACCATCTCGATTTGCCGAAAAGCGTTAGAAGATAAGAGTGGGATGATCATCGTCACTGAGCGCGGTAAAGGCTACCGATTTGCAGGACAAGTGACACAAGACAAAGAACGCGCGCTGCGAAAAATTCAATCGCAACCAAAGCAAAAAGCGACACAACCTGAAACCAACACAGCGCCTGAAAGCTCAACAACCGAGACAACGGCCGCTACGAAAAAAACAAACAGTCTATTAGCACTGGTTGCATTATTTGTAGTGGCTGCAGGTTTATCCCATTATTTATTTTCTTATTTAGATAGAAATAGCCTAGGCGAAGATCTCGTGGGTCAACATTTTATCTCTTGTAAAATCGAATCCGACGAATTCACTTTTAATGAGTTATTCAACGTGACGCTTTATGAATATAAGGGACGAAAAATCATCATCGATAATTCAGGAAAATCTCTGAGCTTCCCTGCCGGATTTAAAGGAGTGACTTGTGAATAA
- the dcuC gene encoding anaerobic C4-dicarboxylate transporter DcuC, protein MLELLIGLVITIAVGYFIVKGYKAAGVLLTAGLALLLITGLIGHTVLPAKVASTGNMVTDSLEFVKYMLQYRGGGLGMQIMLLCGFASYMTHIGANNVVVKQFSKPLAAIKSPYVLLVAAYIVACLMSLAVSSATGLGVLLMATLFPMMTAMGISRPAAVAVCASPAAIILSPTSGDVVIAAEKSGMSLDVFAVQTVLPVSICAIIVMAGAAFFWNKYLDKKENTPMEKVDVSEIETTAPAFYAALPFLPIIGVFLFNGRTIPGLSLDIYTIVVGSIFVGAVIDYVVKKFDGEKTLEDLDSCYQGMADAFKGVVMLLVAAGVFAQGLMSIGAIDNLIGLAESAGAGGIALMLILTGLTVAAAIATGSGNAPFYAFVELAPSLAAKMGLNPAFLIIPMLQASNLGRTISPVSGVIVATSGMGKISPFEVVKRTSVPVICGLITVIFGTLVLVPMAA, encoded by the coding sequence ATGTTAGAGCTCTTGATCGGATTAGTGATTACTATTGCTGTTGGTTACTTTATTGTAAAAGGCTATAAAGCGGCGGGCGTATTACTAACTGCTGGCCTTGCCCTACTTCTTATCACCGGCCTTATTGGTCACACAGTCTTACCAGCTAAAGTCGCTTCAACAGGTAACATGGTTACCGACTCACTAGAATTTGTTAAATACATGCTTCAGTACCGCGGGGGCGGCCTAGGCATGCAAATCATGCTTCTTTGTGGTTTTGCTTCTTACATGACGCACATTGGTGCTAACAACGTGGTAGTGAAACAGTTCTCTAAACCACTTGCTGCGATCAAATCTCCCTATGTACTTCTTGTTGCGGCTTACATCGTAGCGTGTCTAATGTCTCTAGCAGTAAGTTCTGCAACGGGTCTTGGTGTGCTATTGATGGCAACCTTATTCCCAATGATGACGGCAATGGGTATTTCTCGCCCAGCAGCAGTTGCGGTTTGTGCGTCACCTGCAGCCATCATTCTTTCACCAACCTCTGGTGATGTGGTTATCGCGGCAGAAAAATCAGGCATGTCTCTTGATGTGTTTGCTGTTCAAACAGTACTGCCTGTTTCTATCTGTGCGATCATCGTGATGGCAGGTGCGGCTTTCTTTTGGAACAAGTACCTAGATAAGAAAGAAAACACACCAATGGAAAAAGTAGACGTTTCTGAAATCGAAACAACGGCACCGGCTTTCTACGCTGCACTTCCATTCCTACCTATCATCGGCGTTTTCCTATTCAACGGTCGTACGATTCCAGGGCTGTCACTTGATATCTACACTATTGTGGTCGGTTCTATCTTCGTGGGCGCAGTTATCGATTACGTTGTTAAGAAGTTTGACGGCGAGAAAACACTAGAAGATTTAGACTCTTGCTACCAAGGCATGGCTGACGCGTTCAAAGGCGTGGTAATGCTGTTGGTTGCGGCGGGCGTATTTGCTCAAGGTCTAATGTCTATCGGTGCGATTGATAACCTAATCGGTCTTGCTGAATCGGCAGGCGCAGGCGGTATCGCATTGATGCTTATTCTGACGGGTCTAACGGTGGCTGCTGCTATCGCGACAGGTTCTGGTAACGCGCCATTCTATGCATTCGTAGAGCTAGCTCCATCATTAGCGGCGAAAATGGGCTTGAACCCAGCGTTCCTAATCATCCCAATGCTTCAAGCATCGAACCTAGGCCGTACCATTTCGCCAGTATCTGGTGTAATTGTAGCGACATCTGGTATGGGTAAAATCAGCCCATTTGAAGTAGTAAAACGTACGTCTGTACCTGTAATCTGTGGTCTTATCACGGTTATCTTCGGTACGCTTGTATTGGTTCCAATGGCGGCGTAA
- a CDS encoding helix-turn-helix domain-containing protein, which yields MSKYSRELKCIIAKQYLDGTSSLYLAKQYSISSRQIRYWAQVFAIHGTDSFLPTNHAATAQTKRKALNLMWTNEWSLTHTSAVLNLSSPGILSVWLKRFNELGIKGLEMRQKGRPSMKQQPQRTTKPDNEMTLEELKEELVYLRTENAVLKKLEELEQKKNRRTKKKRS from the coding sequence ATGTCCAAATATAGCCGAGAGCTAAAATGTATCATTGCTAAGCAATACTTAGATGGCACGTCATCTCTCTACTTAGCAAAACAATATTCAATTTCTTCAAGGCAGATACGGTATTGGGCTCAAGTCTTTGCCATCCATGGTACTGATTCATTTTTACCAACTAATCATGCCGCGACTGCTCAAACAAAACGAAAAGCATTGAATTTAATGTGGACGAATGAATGGTCTCTCACGCACACTAGCGCTGTATTAAACCTCTCATCCCCTGGAATACTCTCTGTCTGGCTTAAACGATTTAATGAGCTCGGTATCAAGGGGCTCGAAATGCGCCAGAAAGGAAGACCCTCAATGAAACAGCAACCTCAACGTACCACTAAGCCTGATAATGAAATGACACTTGAGGAGCTAAAAGAGGAGTTGGTCTACTTACGAACCGAGAATGCCGTTCTAAAAAAGTTGGAAGAGTTGGAGCAGAAAAAAAACCGTCGAACAAAGAAAAAGCGGTCATAG
- a CDS encoding IS3 family transposase: MALTLKGKYPLKHLLHTLQLAKSVFYYQAQTSKRQNSYERELRLIKSIYHEHKGRYGYRRIHLELKNQGFVLNHKTVQRLMAQLNLKSTVRIKKYRSYRGESGKAAPNVLERDFSATQPDEKWVTDVTEFKVKEQKVYLSPVVDLFTQEVVAYRVAKNACLPLVTDMLTEAISTLKPNSKPIIHSDQGWQYRHRQYQKKVAESGLTQSMSRKGNCLDNAVAENFFALLKTEMYHNQSFEDADALIEQIKEYIEYYNTKRIKVKLKGLTPIEYRTQALKAA; encoded by the coding sequence ATAGCTCTAACTCTTAAAGGCAAGTACCCATTAAAGCACTTACTGCACACTCTACAGTTGGCAAAAAGTGTCTTTTATTATCAGGCTCAAACGAGCAAGCGCCAAAATAGCTACGAACGTGAGCTGCGGTTGATAAAGTCAATTTATCATGAACATAAGGGGCGATACGGCTACCGCCGTATTCACTTGGAACTAAAGAATCAGGGGTTCGTGCTTAATCACAAAACGGTTCAAAGGCTTATGGCTCAGCTCAACCTTAAATCGACGGTCAGGATTAAAAAGTATCGTTCATACCGAGGAGAGTCAGGAAAAGCTGCTCCCAACGTTCTTGAAAGAGATTTTAGTGCGACTCAACCCGATGAAAAGTGGGTAACTGATGTCACGGAGTTCAAAGTCAAAGAGCAGAAAGTATACTTATCTCCCGTTGTCGACTTGTTTACTCAGGAGGTGGTTGCTTATAGAGTGGCCAAAAATGCCTGCTTGCCGCTTGTCACAGATATGCTGACGGAAGCTATATCAACGCTTAAACCCAACTCAAAGCCAATTATACATAGCGATCAAGGTTGGCAATATCGCCATCGACAGTATCAGAAAAAGGTAGCGGAGAGTGGGTTAACGCAAAGCATGTCGAGAAAAGGTAACTGCTTGGATAATGCTGTTGCTGAAAACTTTTTTGCTTTACTCAAAACCGAGATGTATCACAACCAAAGCTTTGAAGATGCAGATGCTCTGATAGAGCAGATTAAAGAATACATCGAGTACTACAATACCAAACGTATAAAAGTGAAACTAAAAGGCCTGACTCCGATAGAATATCGAACTCAGGCCTTGAAAGCCGCTTAA
- a CDS encoding response regulator produces MTICKVMLVDDHPLMRRGISQLLSFEDEFEVIAEASNGTEAVALAHEEEPDLILLDLNMKGMSGLDTLKALRTDGSSANIVILTVSDSPADIEAIVKAGADGYLLKDTEPDELIELLKQAHSGDKAYSSVVARYLNDAGSRNDIFDQLTEREMQILQEVAKGYRNKQIADHLFISESTVKVHMKSLLKKLQVPSRTAATVLYLERYGEMK; encoded by the coding sequence TTGACGATTTGTAAAGTAATGCTGGTTGATGATCATCCATTGATGCGCAGAGGTATAAGCCAATTACTGAGCTTTGAAGATGAATTCGAAGTGATTGCAGAAGCAAGTAACGGTACTGAAGCAGTCGCTCTTGCTCATGAAGAAGAACCTGACTTGATCCTTTTGGATCTTAATATGAAAGGCATGTCTGGACTTGATACGCTGAAAGCACTTCGTACTGATGGCTCAAGCGCTAACATCGTTATTCTAACGGTTTCTGACAGCCCTGCAGACATTGAAGCGATTGTAAAAGCAGGCGCTGATGGCTACTTGTTGAAAGACACAGAACCCGATGAGTTAATTGAACTGCTTAAGCAAGCACACAGCGGTGACAAAGCTTACAGCAGTGTGGTTGCTCGTTACCTAAATGATGCTGGTAGCCGCAATGATATCTTCGATCAACTGACTGAACGCGAAATGCAGATCCTTCAAGAAGTCGCAAAAGGTTACCGTAATAAGCAGATCGCCGATCACCTGTTTATTTCTGAATCGACAGTTAAGGTACATATGAAAAGCTTGTTGAAAAAGCTGCAAGTGCCTTCCCGTACCGCTGCAACGGTTCTGTATCTAGAACGCTATGGTGAAATGAAGTAG
- the narQ gene encoding nitrate/nitrite two-component system sensor histidine kinase NarQ — MLIKPVSSVTSTIAKSLLSILLLSVATTGFAIFTLASSLNDAEAVNVAGSMRMQSYRLAHDIQIESVDYESHIREFESSLYSPSMTNLVSWNVPTDITEDYYLIIGRWHELKQVLNSEEREHYLVLVENFVAEIDGFVYKLQEFSEDKLIKLAWAGGIGLGGILVISLFVVHFVRKQVVKPLHALVGASQRIKNSDFEVELKVTNNNELGILTKTFNSMAKDLGVLYRNLESVVDAKTVELQNANQSLQALYHSSQELTVTRIAPENFRAILQHLVSLEGIESLRLEIADSSGRSLIMDEGYDSNLDYEKFEMKLDDNELILGYLYCSYHHGHSTKTLIESFIQLLSRAIYYNRAQKKAEQLIIMEERATIARELHDSLAQSLSYLKIQVTLLKRVIGKLPEQQHREQSEQIASEIGNGLADAYTQLRELLTTFRLTIKEGNFGDALSTMLEELSERTDAKINLTNNLSSIELDAHSQVHLLQLIREATINAIKHANADLIDVCCIDEEGEVFVVIKDNGDGFDSSSSKMNHYGMSIMQERAARLNGDLSIEAAQGEGCTVILKYKSLKEVKVDDL, encoded by the coding sequence TTGCTTATAAAACCGGTTTCATCTGTAACAAGTACGATAGCAAAATCTTTGCTCTCTATACTGCTGTTGTCGGTTGCTACGACTGGCTTTGCCATCTTTACTTTAGCTTCAAGTTTGAATGATGCGGAAGCGGTTAACGTGGCCGGTTCAATGCGAATGCAAAGCTACCGTTTAGCCCATGATATTCAAATAGAATCCGTCGATTACGAATCCCATATTCGTGAATTCGAAAGTTCTCTTTACTCGCCATCGATGACCAATTTGGTCAGTTGGAATGTTCCGACAGACATCACAGAAGATTACTATTTAATTATCGGCCGTTGGCATGAGCTGAAACAGGTCTTGAATAGCGAAGAGCGCGAGCACTATCTCGTGTTGGTTGAAAACTTCGTGGCTGAAATCGATGGCTTCGTTTATAAGCTGCAAGAGTTCTCTGAAGACAAGTTAATAAAGTTAGCGTGGGCTGGTGGTATCGGCCTTGGTGGAATTCTGGTCATATCTCTTTTTGTTGTTCACTTTGTACGTAAACAAGTTGTTAAGCCACTCCATGCGCTCGTCGGAGCCAGTCAGCGGATCAAAAACAGTGACTTTGAGGTGGAATTAAAAGTCACTAACAACAATGAACTGGGTATTCTGACTAAGACGTTTAACTCGATGGCCAAAGATTTGGGCGTGCTCTATCGAAACCTTGAGTCTGTTGTCGACGCTAAGACGGTCGAGTTGCAAAACGCCAACCAATCTTTGCAGGCGCTTTATCACTCTTCACAAGAGCTCACGGTTACACGTATCGCCCCAGAAAACTTCCGAGCTATTCTGCAGCACCTAGTCAGTCTCGAAGGGATAGAATCGTTAAGGCTTGAGATTGCCGATAGTTCGGGTCGTTCGTTGATTATGGACGAAGGGTATGATTCGAACTTGGACTATGAAAAGTTTGAAATGAAGTTGGATGATAACGAGCTTATCTTGGGCTATTTATATTGTTCATATCATCATGGTCATTCAACCAAGACGCTGATTGAGAGCTTTATCCAACTGTTATCACGAGCGATCTATTATAATCGCGCGCAGAAGAAAGCAGAACAGCTTATTATAATGGAAGAGCGTGCAACGATTGCGCGTGAACTTCACGATTCATTGGCTCAATCACTGTCGTATCTGAAAATCCAAGTAACGTTGTTGAAGCGTGTGATTGGCAAATTGCCAGAACAACAGCATCGAGAGCAATCTGAACAAATAGCGTCGGAAATCGGCAACGGTTTAGCGGATGCCTATACTCAATTACGAGAGTTGCTCACAACCTTTAGGTTGACGATAAAAGAGGGCAACTTCGGAGATGCTTTAAGCACCATGCTTGAAGAGCTCAGTGAAAGAACAGATGCAAAGATTAACCTAACCAATAATCTTTCATCCATAGAGCTTGATGCACACAGTCAGGTTCACTTGCTTCAATTGATTCGTGAAGCAACAATAAACGCAATAAAACACGCCAATGCCGACTTGATAGATGTATGCTGTATCGATGAAGAAGGTGAAGTATTCGTCGTGATTAAAGATAATGGAGATGGCTTTGATTCAAGTAGTTCTAAGATGAACCACTACGGGATGAGCATTATGCAGGAGCGTGCGGCAAGACTGAATGGCGATTTATCGATTGAAGCGGCTCAAGGTGAAGGCTGTACAGTCATATTGAAATATAAAAGTTTGAAGGAAGTTAAAGTTGACGATTTGTAA
- the napF gene encoding ferredoxin-type protein NapF: MVDLSKRRLFSRRKVDTSQIRLPWIDSLESFTDDCTRCGKCIESCETKIIIVGDGGFPTVDFSIDECTFCYQCADVCPEPIFKPKQGEPWQAKAHISDKCLAQQNVECRSCGDMCEPMAIQFQLRAGSVALPKIKLDECSGCGACVAVCPTSAILVSNA, translated from the coding sequence GTGGTAGATCTATCAAAACGCCGTCTTTTTTCAAGACGAAAAGTTGACACAAGCCAGATTCGCTTGCCTTGGATTGACAGCCTAGAAAGCTTTACAGATGACTGTACTCGCTGCGGTAAATGCATCGAGAGTTGTGAGACTAAGATAATCATTGTAGGCGATGGTGGCTTTCCCACTGTCGATTTCTCTATTGATGAGTGTACGTTCTGCTATCAATGTGCAGATGTTTGTCCCGAACCCATTTTTAAGCCAAAGCAAGGAGAGCCTTGGCAAGCAAAAGCACATATCTCTGATAAGTGTTTAGCGCAACAAAATGTTGAATGCCGAAGCTGTGGTGACATGTGTGAACCTATGGCGATTCAATTTCAACTTAGAGCAGGCAGTGTTGCTCTACCAAAAATCAAGTTAGATGAGTGTAGCGGTTGTGGAGCCTGCGTAGCAGTTTGCCCTACTTCAGCTATTCTTGTGAGTAATGCATAA
- a CDS encoding chaperone NapD, translating to MALNEVHISSLVVHVSPEHLDEIKAQIEQFDNAEIYGSSPEGKIIVVLETENQGFVTDTIEEINNITNVLGTALVYHQIETGLDETDLETGSNNSQLEGEV from the coding sequence ATGGCACTAAATGAAGTGCATATATCAAGTTTAGTCGTGCATGTGAGCCCAGAGCATCTAGACGAGATCAAAGCACAAATCGAGCAGTTCGATAATGCAGAGATTTACGGCAGTAGCCCTGAAGGCAAAATCATAGTGGTCCTAGAAACCGAGAACCAAGGTTTTGTAACGGATACCATCGAAGAAATTAATAATATTACGAACGTTTTAGGGACAGCTTTGGTTTATCACCAAATCGAAACTGGACTGGACGAAACGGATTTAGAAACTGGAAGCAACAATTCTCAACTTGAGGGTGAAGTATGA